Proteins from one Malaya genurostris strain Urasoe2022 chromosome 2, Malgen_1.1, whole genome shotgun sequence genomic window:
- the LOC131430941 gene encoding uncharacterized protein LOC131430941, with protein MNQSDGEKSLSNERKKSFNRKRILINKNVPDSRSSVSGSGGLQSFFRWFRRDDVRIQKEVSEIQTKWQQVQPEASSSGVTKTSTGSIDREKGSFDTISQNQSTGTHSTSPSPGPVIDYNSLSKSSSCDSILSTATDGFAFVQPTCYEPIGTQTERVINPGPYTDSYKRRVAQCDRMREQDTKHELTLRKKYNLFSSLQATGVLNNKDVTLTRKQQSPQYTDLSLPTTTKEIPRNVHDNDKDELVGAATRKHRRTVSDSSKDKKAGAYVHVKGKRRAPQPPPSISSDNSNTLTKPASSGFYTNSKCGTLSPSSTLSRKKRPAPLPPMSSNSSFLNEAISNTSLLDDKEIRAIIEGTSIPKTPDPVMHNRTTPLPGISEERTPGGLTEEQKQQLIDNIRRVQAPPATVGSLSTSKSASTFMLTNNDVMKLEEIFTSTNGTRSPIHDYLYAEAIGGVSKPASPISPRPWYKRPISGVKHQESSLPFKKDIILKTIDKRKSRNKDSNDLPEVGYCRNSIIDPTHSHGSGPRFNLFSKIIEKSDDIKRREKDSEKRKSGFGIPSISELDREAAEIINKENASKAVDFPNENNIYFSAPEQLVKRSQSFAKRSECDTIDPTDQPKSAKALISKFEANSANISKVILNTSFIPSKDYFGADKQKISSTVTQEQITSNVSEQRDTDKTTDDKYILGLWSCPYCTLENPNWRIICEACERIKPYDKLSILEEPPLRPNYPLKKPISDIKTTYRQPSTDEWDKKTERVLKYFMPKTNPSGCTSTTGMLDSSKKSFGQAKMLASPKMGVKSLISRVSFEKQNGIKNDNGSTDIENSKNKFDDEKLKENRTETASVSSVDQSRSVFVDIDEVRSARIARFSTHLEEEVSNERSTTNFNVKQVQNMDEEALEMEKLKLREMIRTMNAKALADKYPVLQKPPVSNHQPKRDSPLVQRKNGFISSIPVCTKSPKSLRKSSPTAIQRNLPTTEHSPVVAEPYKLGAVKKTFLKKPDELKPKLKSNESKIINQEINNLLQPLKVAETIASLNDSTMVLNNDAKCPLVEAAVNLSDHQNEKVRQISNQLRSAQGVKNFRNTLKNNSTSLNRTSTIAINKLLRNLEMAIGEGAHDRAAKLAMDLAKMKVSLTVTRQSSNDSDTGSSSSLTDISITIFINDKNSQKGPLKVSVSTTMTIAQLKDKICRDFGIPVNVQRWMHADQPLSNEQKTLSDYGMCENDRVLFLYIVSEIAKHTKSSSEDILGIQVKDEDKSGSKLTVQPQFSQAESKILTVSDSDGECSDTQNEYQIDDGSSFGAMALPTIVEDRTSQQDIKNGWTCPLCTLINPPNRPGCGACSEARPTTYMLTSRNCMSSSTVALPKPISVQMRNVSKEQRNDLNRVSSNRKSSEVFNIFLDEKNSSESHKKTNQQSSTTELLTTRHIQIPEQKNIVMTAFTSPNITRNKYRGVDNFNPNSYNVGPTSTSKTDGAVITTASPIVRAVLLKNGANKPVKFGRNGLVIPDDDRDVTNHYMELVNLDAADLIANVDPFECPICFEYFKEYEGIVLRDCLHSFCKECLVNTINYSEEPEIRCPFMNDTYSCESVVQQREIKALVSKEMYEVHLAKSIRQAESKLNNTFHCKTPNCRGWCIYEDNVNQFKCPVCTIVNCLTCRAIHDGLDCKQYQDRMKSDCDTNIEAKRTKDMLQEMVEKGDALKCPTCQVVMMKKWGCDWLKCSMCKTEICWVTRGPRWGPGGKGDTSGGCRCGVDGKKCHVDCNYCH; from the exons ATGAACCAATCCGATGGCGAAAAATCTCTAAGTAACGAAAGAAAGAAAAGTTTCAACCGGAAACGGATTTTGATA aacAAAAATGTTCCAGATTCTCGATCGTCAGTTTCAGGTAGTGGTGGATTACAATCTTTTTTCCGGTGGTTTCGACGAGATGACGTACGCATCCAAAAGGAAGTTTCCGAAATCCAAACTAAATGGCAACAAGTGCAACCAGAAGCTTCTAGTAGTGGTGTGACAAAAACGTCAACAGGATCTATTGATCGAGAAAAGGGTTCTTTCGATACGATAAGTCAAAATCAGAGCACGGGAACTCACAGTACGTCGCCAAGCCCTGGTCCAGTAATAGATTATAACAGCCTATCAAAAAGCTCAAGTTGTGATAGCATTTTAAGTACAGCAACAGACGGATTTGCATTTGTACAACCTACCTGCTACGAACCTATTGGGACACAAACTGAACGCGTGATCAATCCGGGACCGTATACCGATAGCTATAAACGGCGTGTTGCACAATGTGATCGTATGCGGGAACAGGATACCAAACATGAATTGACTTTGCGAAAGAAATACAATCTCTTTTCTAGTTTGCAAGCAACAGGTGTACTGAACAATAAAGACGTTACACTTACCAGAAAACAACAAAGCCCTCAGTACACGGATCTAAGTTTACCGACTACGACTAAAGAAATTCCACGAAACGTGCATGATAACGATAAAGATGAATTAGTAGGTGCTGCAACCAGAAAACATCGACGGACAGTCAGTGATAGCTCAAAGGACAAAAAAGCTGGTGCCTATGTTCATGTTAAAGGCAAACGTCGTGCGCCACAGCCACCTCCATCGATTTCAAGTGATAATTCAAACACTCTGACGAAACCAGCTAGCAGTGGTTTTTATACCAATTCAAAGTGCGGAACATTATCTCCCTCGTCTACGTTATCGAGGAAAAAGAGACCAGCTCCGTTGCCACCAATGTCTTCAAACTCATCATTCTTAAATGAAGCCATTTCCAATACCAGTTTATTAGACGATAAAGAAATTCGAGCTATAATCGAAGGGACGTCAATACCGAAAACGCCTGATCCCGTTATGCATAATAGAACGACTCCACTTCCGGGAATATCTGAAGAAAGAACCCCGGGAGGCTTAACGGAAGAGCAGAAGCAACAGTTGATCGATAATATCCGAAGGGTTCAAGCTCCACCAGCAACTGTAGGCTCTTTGTCAACAAGCAAATCAGCATCAACGTTTATGCTCACCAATAACGATGTCATGAAACTGGAAGAAATTTTCACGTCCACCAACGGGACACGATCACCAATTCATGATTACTTATATGCGGAAGCGATTGGTGGTGTAAGTAAACCAGCATCTCCTATTTCACCGAGACCGTGGTACAAGCGACCAATTTCCGGTGTTAAACATCAGGAAAGTTCACTTCCTTTCAAAAAAGacataattttgaaaaccaTTGACAAACGGAAATCAAGAAACAAGGACAGCAATGATCTCCCGGAGGTTGGATATTGCAGGAATTCAATAATAGACCCTACGCACAGCCATGGTAGTGGTCCAAgattcaatttgttttcaaaaataattgaaaaatctgACGATATAAAACGACGGGAAAAGGATAGCGAAAAGCGTAAATCAGGCTTCGGTATACCAAGTATAAGTGAACTTGATCGAGAagcagcggaaataataaataagGAAAATGCTTCTAAAGCAGTAGATTTCCCAAACGagaacaatatttatttttcagcTCCAGAACAATTAGTCAAAAGGAGTCAATCATTTGCAAAACGATCCGAGTGCGACACGATTGATCCGACCGATCAACCAAAGTCAGCAAAGGCATTAATATCAAAATTCGAAGCAAACTCAGCTAACATTAGCAAAGTCATATTAAATACTTCGTTTATTCCCAGTAAGGATTATTTTGGAGCAGATAAACAAAAGATTTCATCGACAGTAACTCAAGAACAAATAACTTCTAACGTCTCTGAACAACGTGATACCGACAAAACAACCGATGACAAGTATATTCTTGGTTTGTGGTCATGTCCGTACTGCACCCTAGAAAATCCCAATTGGAGGATAATTTGTGAAGCATGTGAACGTATTAAGCCTTATGATAAACTTAGCATATTGGAGGAACCGCCTTTAAGACCAAATTATCCGCTTAAAAAACCTATATCTGACATTAAAACAACTTATCGACAACCTTCGACTGACGAATGGGACAAAAAGACTGAACGCGTGCTCAAGTACTTCATGCCTAAAACTAACCCATCAGGGTGCACTAGTACGACAGGTATGTTAGACTCATCAAAAAAATCATTCGGACAAGCCAAAATGCTTGCTTCGCCAAAAATGGGGGTAAAGAGCCTAATTAGTCGGGTTTCTTTTGAAAAACAGAACGGTATTAAAAACGATAATGGAAGTACAGACATCGAAAACTCTAAAAACAAGTTTGATGatgaaaaactaaaagaaaataGAACTGAGACAGCATCCGTCAGCTCAGTAGATCAATCACGGTCGGTTTTCGTAGATATAGATGAAGTACGTAGTGCAAGAATAGCTAGATTTAGCACACATCTCGAGGAGGAAGTCAGCAATGAAAGATCGACAACAAATTTCAATGTTAAACAAGTGCAAAATATGGACGAAGAAGCACTGGAAATGGAAAAACTGAAATTGCGGGAAATGATACGTACGATGAATGCTAAAGCATTAGCCGACAAATATCCTGTCCTTCAAAAACCACCCGTTAGTAATCACCAACCAAAACGAGATTCGCCGTTGGTACAACGAAAAAATGGGTTTATATCTTCTATTCCTGTTTGTACTAAGAGTCCCAAATCTTTGCGAAAATCTAGTCCAACAGCAATTCAAAGAAATTTACCAACAACCGAACATTCACCGGTTGTAGCTGAACCTTATAAGTTAGGAGCAGTTAAGAAAACTTTTCTCAAGAAACCGGACGAACTTAAGccaaaattaaaatcaaacgAATCAAAAATTATTAATCAAGAAATAAATAATTTGCTGCAACCTTTAAAAGTCGCAGAAACAATTGCTTCACTTAATGATTCCACTATGGTGCTGAATAACGATGCAAAATGTCCGCTAGTTGAAGCAGCTGTAAATTTATCCGATCATCAAAATGAAAAAGTCCGCCAAATATCAAATCAACTTCGTTCTGCTCAAGGTGTGAAAAACTTTAGGAATACTCTCAAAAATAACAGTACGTCATTGAACAGAACCAGTACCATCGCAATCAATAAATTATTGAGAAACCTCGAGATGGCCATTGGAGAAGGAGCTCATGATCGAGCAGCCAAGCTAGCAATGGATCTTGCAAAAATGAAGGTATCTCTTACCGTTACGCGGCAGAGTTCGAATGATTCCGACACTGGTTCATCAAGCAGTTTAACTGATATTAG CATTACCATATTCATAAATGACAAAAACAGTCAAAAGGGTCCTTTAAAAGTCAGTGTCTCGACTACTATGACCATCGCGCAACTGAAAGACAAAATTTGCCGGGACTTTGGAATACCTGTTAACGTTCAACGATGGATGCATGCCGATCAGCCATTATCCAATGAACAGAAAACGCTTTCCGATTATGGCATGTGTGAGAATGACCgtgttttatttctttatataGTAAGCGAGATTGCAAAACATACGAAGTCATCTTCCGAAGACATTCTTGGAATCCAGGTAAAAGATGAAGACAAAAGTGGATCAAAACTAACTGTACAACCTCAGTTTAGTCAAGCAGAATCAAAAATTTTAACTGTATCCGATTCCGATGGGGAATGTTCGGATACACAAAATGAGTATCAAATTGATGATGGGTCTAGTTTTG GAGCAATGGCCCTGCCGACTATCGTTGAAGATAGAACATCTCAACAGGATATTAAAAATGGCTGGACTTGTCCACTATGTACTCTTATAAATCCACCGAATCGTCCCGGGTGTGGAGCGTGTTCCGAGGCTAGACCAACTACGTATATGCTTACTTCTCGCAATTGTATGTCAAGTAGCACAGTTGCGTTACCGAAACCAATAAGTGTGCAAATGAGAAACGTTTCCAAAGAGCAACGAAACGATCTAAACCGTGTGTCAAGTAATCGTAAATCTTCTGAggttttcaatattttcttaGACGAAAAAAATTCATCGGAATCACATAAAAAAACGAATCAACAATCGAGCACTACGGAATTATTGACGACCAGAcatattcagataccagaacaAAAGAACATTGTAATGACCGCCTTCACTAGTCCAAATATCACGCGGAACAAATATCGAGGAGTAGATAATTTCAATCCTAATTCGTATAATGTTGGTCCAACTAGTACCTCTAAAACAGATGGTGCTGTAATCACTACCGCCAGTCCTATTGTCAGAGCAGTGTTACTCAAAAACGGTGCTAATAAACCGGTCAAatttggaagaaatggtttagTGATACCTGATGATGATCGTGATGTCACTAACCACTACATGGAATTAGTTAACCTCGATGCAGCAGATCTTATCGCCAACGTAGATCCTTTCGAGTGCCCCATATGCTTCGAATATTTCAAAGAATACGAAGGAATCGTATTACGTGAttgtttacattcattttgtaagGAATGTTTGGTTAATACTATCAACTACAGTGAGGAACCGGAAATTAGATGCCCATTTATGAATGATACATACAGCTGTGAAAGTGTTGTGCAG CAACGGGAAATCAAAGCTTTGGTGTCCAAAGAAATGTACGAAGTTCATTTAGCGAAATCTATTCGTCAGGCTGAGAGTAAACTTAACAATACATTTCATTGCAAGACACCGAACTGCCGCGGTTGGTGCATTTATGAAGATAACGTCAATCAATTTAAATGCCCTGTCTGCACAATTGTAAATTGTCTTACATGCAGG GCGATACACGACGGACTTGACTGTAAGCAGTATCAAGATCGAATGAAGAGTGACTGTGATACGAACATCGAAGCGAAACGAACCAAAGACATGTTGCAAGAAATGGTAGAAAAAGGAGATGCACTGAAGTGTCCTACGTGTCAG GTAGTAATGATGAAAAAGTGGGGATGTGACTGGTTGAAATGCAGCATGTGTAAAACGGAAATCTGTTGGGTAACACGTGGACCGCGCTGGGGTCCTGGCGGTAAAGGAGATACTAGTGGAGGTTGTCGTTGTGGAGTTGATGGAAAAAAGTGCCATGTAGATTGCAACTACTGCCATTAG